One window of the Saccopteryx bilineata isolate mSacBil1 chromosome 2, mSacBil1_pri_phased_curated, whole genome shotgun sequence genome contains the following:
- the USP16 gene encoding ubiquitin carboxyl-terminal hydrolase 16 isoform X4 — protein sequence MGKKRTKGKTVPIDDSSESLEPVCRHIRKGLEQGSLKKALVNVKWNICQDCKTDNKVKDKSEEETEENPSVWLCLKCGHQGCGRNSQEQHALKHYLTPRSEPHCLVLSLDNWSVWCYLCDEEVQYCSSNRLGQLVDFIRKQARVTTTESATKDNGNIELENKKSEKESKNEQEKEKRENMAKETPMNFTSQITVKGLSNLGNTCFFNAVMQNLSQTPMLRELLKEVKMSGMIVKIEPPDLALTEPLEINLEPPGPLTLAMSQFLTEMQETKKGIVTPKELFSQVCKKAVRFKGYQQQDSQELLRYLLDGMRAEEHQRVSKGILKAFGNSTEKLDEELINKVKDHEKRKSVPSFVDRIFGGELTSTIMCDECRTNQRRQQKIQGKVLHLNICTIDHPEDNECEVKMSVQGEVDIESDHISQEEVISKEYCVNQKDLNGQEKMIESVADDQKSTEEVDMKNVSMNNDLEVLSSPTKCPGNLNGACLEEGGSREVDLSSGFRNLNLDAALHPDEIHLEILNDGPAPRTKVYEIVNQDPETAFCTLANREAFSSDESSIQHCLYQFTRNEKLQDANKLLCEVCTRRQPSAPKANLKGEKKHVYTNAKKQMLISLAPPVLTLHLKRFQQAGFNLRKINKHIKFPEILDLAPFCTAKCKNIAEESTKVLYSLYGVVEHSGTMRSGHYTAYAKVRMANSYLSDLVLHGDIPQDFEMESTKGQWFHISDTHVQAVATTKVLSSQAYLLFYERIL from the exons ATGGGAAAGAAACGGACAAAGGGAAAAACTGTTCCAATTGATGATTCTTCTGAATCTTTAG aACCTGTGTGCAGACATATTAGAAAAGGACTGGAACAAGGTAGTTTGAAAAAAGCTTTAGTGAATGTGAAATGGAACATTTGTCAAGACTGTAAGACGGACAATAAAGTGAAAGATAAAtctgaagaagaaacagaagaaaacccTTCAGTTTGGCTGTGTCTTAAGTGTGGCCATCAG GGTTGTGGCAGGAACTCTCAGGAGCAGCACGCTCTGAAGCACTACCTGACCCCGAGGTCTGAACCGCACTGTCTAGTTCTGAGTCTGGACAACTGGAGTGTCTG GTGTTACCTATGTGATGAAGAGGTCCAGTACTGTAGTTCAAACCGATTGGGTCAACTGGTTGATTTTATTAGGAAACAAGCCCGTGTTACAACTACAgaatcag caacaaaagataatggTAACAttgaacttgaaaataaaaaatcagaaaaggaaagtaaaaatgaacaagagaaagagaaaagggaaaacatGGCTAAAGAAACTCCCATGAATTTTACTTCTCAAATAACTGTGAAAGGACTCAGTAATTTGGGAAATACATGTTTCTTCAATGCTGTCATGCAG AATTTGTCACAAACACCAATGCTTAGAGAACtactaaaagaagtaaaaatgtctgGAATGATTGTAAAAATTGAACCACCTGATTTGGCACTAACA GAGCCCTTGGAAATTAACCTTGAGCCTCCAGGCCCTCTTACTTTGGCCATGAGCCAATTTCTCACTGAGATGCAAGAGACCAAAAAGGGAATTGTGACACCTAAGGAACTCTTTTCCCAAGTCTGTAAAAA AGCGGTGCGCTTTAAAGGCTACCAGCAGCAGGACAGCCAGGAGCTGCTTCGATACTTGTTGGATGGAATGAGAGCGGAAGAACACCAA agAGTGAGTAAAGGAATTCTTAAAGCATTTGGTAATTCTACTGAAAAATTGGAtgaagaactaataaataaagttaaag ATCATGAAAAGAGAAAATCAGTACCAAGTTTTGTGGACCGCATCTTCGGTGGTGAACTGACGAGTACGATCATGTGTGATGAGTGCAGAACG AACCAGCGAAGGCAacaaaaaattcaaggaaaagTTCTTCATTTAAATATCTGTACCATTGACCATCCTGAAGATAATGAATGTGAGGTTAAAATGTCAGTTCAGGGAGAAGTGGATATTGAATCCGACCATATCTCACAAGAGGAAGTTATAAGTAAAGAATATTGTGTTAATCAAAAAGATTTGAATGGCCAAGAAAAAATGATTGAAAGTGTGGCTGATGATCAGAAATCCACAGAGGAAGTGGATATGAAAAATGTCAGCATGAATAATGATCTGGAGGTTTTGTCATCTCCTACCAAATGTCCTGGGAATTTAAACGGTGCCTGCCTGGAAGAGGGGGGCAGTAGGGAAGTGGACCTTTCAAGCGGTTTCAGGAACCTGAACTTGGATGCTGCTCTTCACCCTGATGAAATACATCTAGAGATTTTGAATGATGGTCCTGCTCCCAGGACCAAGGTATATGAGATTGTGAACCAAGATCCAGAAACCGCCTTCTGTACTCTTGCAAACAGGGAAGCGTTCAGTTCTGACGAGAGTTCCATCCAGCACTGTTTGTACCAGTTCACTCGAAATGAGAAACTCCAAGATGCAAACAAACTGCTGTGTGAAGTGTGCACCCGGAGGCAGCCTAGTGCACCTAAGGCTAATCTAAAAG gtgAAAAGAAACATGTTTACACCAACGCCAAAAAGCAGATGCTGATTTCTCTTGCTCCTCCTGTTCTCACCCTTCATTTAAAGAGATTTCAGCAG gcTGGTTTTAACCTACGCAAAATTAACAAACACATAAAATTTCCGGAAATCTTAGATTTGGCTCCTTTTTGTACTGCTAAGTGTAAG AATATTGCTGAAGAAAGTACCAAGGTGCTATACTCCTTGTATGGAGTCGTGGAGCACAGTGGCACCATGAGGTCTGGGCATTACACTGCCTATGCCAAGGTGAGAATGGCAAACAGCTATCTGTCTGATCTCGTTCTCCACGGGGATATCCCACAAG ATTTTGAAATGGAATCAACCAAAGGGCAGTGGTTTCACATAAGCGACACCCACGTGCAAGCTGTGGCTACAACTAAAGTGCTGAGCTCACAGGCCTATCTACTGTTTTATGAGAGAATACTGTAA
- the USP16 gene encoding ubiquitin carboxyl-terminal hydrolase 16 isoform X2, whose translation MGKKRTKGKTVPIDDSSESLEPVCRHIRKGLEQGSLKKALVNVKWNICQDCKTDNKVKDKSEEETEENPSVWLCLKCGHQGCGRNSQEQHALKHYLTPRSEPHCLVLSLDNWSVWCYLCDEEVQYCSSNRLGQLVDFIRKQARVTTTESATKDNGNIELENKKSEKESKNEQEKEKRENMAKETPMNFTSQITVKGLSNLGNTCFFNAVMQNLSQTPMLRELLKEVKMSGMIVKIEPPDLALTEPLEINLEPPGPLTLAMSQFLTEMQETKKGIVTPKELFSQVCKKAVRFKGYQQQDSQELLRYLLDGMRAEEHQRVSKGILKAFGNSTEKLDEELINKVKDHEKRKSVPSFVDRIFGGELTSTIMCDECRTVSLVHESFLDLSLPVLDDQNQRRQQKIQGKVLHLNICTIDHPEDNECEVKMSVQGEVDIESDHISQEEVISKEYCVNQKDLNGQEKMIESVADDQKSTEEVDMKNVSMNNDLEVLSSPTKCPGNLNGACLEEGGSREVDLSSGFRNLNLDAALHPDEIHLEILNDGPAPRTKVYEIVNQDPETAFCTLANREAFSSDESSIQHCLYQFTRNEKLQDANKLLCEVCTRRQPSAPKANLKGEKKHVYTNAKKQMLISLAPPVLTLHLKRFQQAGFNLRKINKHIKFPEILDLAPFCTAKCKNIAEESTKVLYSLYGVVEHSGTMRSGHYTAYAKVRMANSYLSDLVLHGDIPQDFEMESTKGQWFHISDTHVQAVATTKVLSSQAYLLFYERIL comes from the exons ATGGGAAAGAAACGGACAAAGGGAAAAACTGTTCCAATTGATGATTCTTCTGAATCTTTAG aACCTGTGTGCAGACATATTAGAAAAGGACTGGAACAAGGTAGTTTGAAAAAAGCTTTAGTGAATGTGAAATGGAACATTTGTCAAGACTGTAAGACGGACAATAAAGTGAAAGATAAAtctgaagaagaaacagaagaaaacccTTCAGTTTGGCTGTGTCTTAAGTGTGGCCATCAG GGTTGTGGCAGGAACTCTCAGGAGCAGCACGCTCTGAAGCACTACCTGACCCCGAGGTCTGAACCGCACTGTCTAGTTCTGAGTCTGGACAACTGGAGTGTCTG GTGTTACCTATGTGATGAAGAGGTCCAGTACTGTAGTTCAAACCGATTGGGTCAACTGGTTGATTTTATTAGGAAACAAGCCCGTGTTACAACTACAgaatcag caacaaaagataatggTAACAttgaacttgaaaataaaaaatcagaaaaggaaagtaaaaatgaacaagagaaagagaaaagggaaaacatGGCTAAAGAAACTCCCATGAATTTTACTTCTCAAATAACTGTGAAAGGACTCAGTAATTTGGGAAATACATGTTTCTTCAATGCTGTCATGCAG AATTTGTCACAAACACCAATGCTTAGAGAACtactaaaagaagtaaaaatgtctgGAATGATTGTAAAAATTGAACCACCTGATTTGGCACTAACA GAGCCCTTGGAAATTAACCTTGAGCCTCCAGGCCCTCTTACTTTGGCCATGAGCCAATTTCTCACTGAGATGCAAGAGACCAAAAAGGGAATTGTGACACCTAAGGAACTCTTTTCCCAAGTCTGTAAAAA AGCGGTGCGCTTTAAAGGCTACCAGCAGCAGGACAGCCAGGAGCTGCTTCGATACTTGTTGGATGGAATGAGAGCGGAAGAACACCAA agAGTGAGTAAAGGAATTCTTAAAGCATTTGGTAATTCTACTGAAAAATTGGAtgaagaactaataaataaagttaaag ATCATGAAAAGAGAAAATCAGTACCAAGTTTTGTGGACCGCATCTTCGGTGGTGAACTGACGAGTACGATCATGTGTGATGAGTGCAGAACG GTCTCCTTGGTTCATGAGTCTTTCCTTGACTTGTCTCTACCAGTTTTAGACGATCAG AACCAGCGAAGGCAacaaaaaattcaaggaaaagTTCTTCATTTAAATATCTGTACCATTGACCATCCTGAAGATAATGAATGTGAGGTTAAAATGTCAGTTCAGGGAGAAGTGGATATTGAATCCGACCATATCTCACAAGAGGAAGTTATAAGTAAAGAATATTGTGTTAATCAAAAAGATTTGAATGGCCAAGAAAAAATGATTGAAAGTGTGGCTGATGATCAGAAATCCACAGAGGAAGTGGATATGAAAAATGTCAGCATGAATAATGATCTGGAGGTTTTGTCATCTCCTACCAAATGTCCTGGGAATTTAAACGGTGCCTGCCTGGAAGAGGGGGGCAGTAGGGAAGTGGACCTTTCAAGCGGTTTCAGGAACCTGAACTTGGATGCTGCTCTTCACCCTGATGAAATACATCTAGAGATTTTGAATGATGGTCCTGCTCCCAGGACCAAGGTATATGAGATTGTGAACCAAGATCCAGAAACCGCCTTCTGTACTCTTGCAAACAGGGAAGCGTTCAGTTCTGACGAGAGTTCCATCCAGCACTGTTTGTACCAGTTCACTCGAAATGAGAAACTCCAAGATGCAAACAAACTGCTGTGTGAAGTGTGCACCCGGAGGCAGCCTAGTGCACCTAAGGCTAATCTAAAAG gtgAAAAGAAACATGTTTACACCAACGCCAAAAAGCAGATGCTGATTTCTCTTGCTCCTCCTGTTCTCACCCTTCATTTAAAGAGATTTCAGCAG gcTGGTTTTAACCTACGCAAAATTAACAAACACATAAAATTTCCGGAAATCTTAGATTTGGCTCCTTTTTGTACTGCTAAGTGTAAG AATATTGCTGAAGAAAGTACCAAGGTGCTATACTCCTTGTATGGAGTCGTGGAGCACAGTGGCACCATGAGGTCTGGGCATTACACTGCCTATGCCAAGGTGAGAATGGCAAACAGCTATCTGTCTGATCTCGTTCTCCACGGGGATATCCCACAAG ATTTTGAAATGGAATCAACCAAAGGGCAGTGGTTTCACATAAGCGACACCCACGTGCAAGCTGTGGCTACAACTAAAGTGCTGAGCTCACAGGCCTATCTACTGTTTTATGAGAGAATACTGTAA
- the USP16 gene encoding ubiquitin carboxyl-terminal hydrolase 16 isoform X1, whose amino-acid sequence MGKKRTKGKTVPIDDSSESLEPVCRHIRKGLEQGSLKKALVNVKWNICQDCKTDNKVKDKSEEETEENPSVWLCLKCGHQGCGRNSQEQHALKHYLTPRSEPHCLVLSLDNWSVWCYLCDEEVQYCSSNRLGQLVDFIRKQARVTTTESATKDNGNIELENKKSEKESKNEQEKEKRENMAKETPMNFTSQITVKGLSNLGNTCFFNAVMQNLSQTPMLRELLKEVKMSGMIVKIEPPDLALTEPLEINLEPPGPLTLAMSQFLTEMQETKKGIVTPKELFSQVCKKAVRFKGYQQQDSQELLRYLLDGMRAEEHQRVSKGILKAFGNSTEKLDEELINKVKDHEKRKSVPSFVDRIFGGELTSTIMCDECRTVSLVHESFLDLSLPVLDDQSGKRSINDKNLKKTMENEEKDSEEENDNDSYIKERTDAPSGTSKHLQKKAKKQAKKQAKNQRRQQKIQGKVLHLNICTIDHPEDNECEVKMSVQGEVDIESDHISQEEVISKEYCVNQKDLNGQEKMIESVADDQKSTEEVDMKNVSMNNDLEVLSSPTKCPGNLNGACLEEGGSREVDLSSGFRNLNLDAALHPDEIHLEILNDGPAPRTKVYEIVNQDPETAFCTLANREAFSSDESSIQHCLYQFTRNEKLQDANKLLCEVCTRRQPSAPKANLKGEKKHVYTNAKKQMLISLAPPVLTLHLKRFQQAGFNLRKINKHIKFPEILDLAPFCTAKCKNIAEESTKVLYSLYGVVEHSGTMRSGHYTAYAKVRMANSYLSDLVLHGDIPQDFEMESTKGQWFHISDTHVQAVATTKVLSSQAYLLFYERIL is encoded by the exons ATGGGAAAGAAACGGACAAAGGGAAAAACTGTTCCAATTGATGATTCTTCTGAATCTTTAG aACCTGTGTGCAGACATATTAGAAAAGGACTGGAACAAGGTAGTTTGAAAAAAGCTTTAGTGAATGTGAAATGGAACATTTGTCAAGACTGTAAGACGGACAATAAAGTGAAAGATAAAtctgaagaagaaacagaagaaaacccTTCAGTTTGGCTGTGTCTTAAGTGTGGCCATCAG GGTTGTGGCAGGAACTCTCAGGAGCAGCACGCTCTGAAGCACTACCTGACCCCGAGGTCTGAACCGCACTGTCTAGTTCTGAGTCTGGACAACTGGAGTGTCTG GTGTTACCTATGTGATGAAGAGGTCCAGTACTGTAGTTCAAACCGATTGGGTCAACTGGTTGATTTTATTAGGAAACAAGCCCGTGTTACAACTACAgaatcag caacaaaagataatggTAACAttgaacttgaaaataaaaaatcagaaaaggaaagtaaaaatgaacaagagaaagagaaaagggaaaacatGGCTAAAGAAACTCCCATGAATTTTACTTCTCAAATAACTGTGAAAGGACTCAGTAATTTGGGAAATACATGTTTCTTCAATGCTGTCATGCAG AATTTGTCACAAACACCAATGCTTAGAGAACtactaaaagaagtaaaaatgtctgGAATGATTGTAAAAATTGAACCACCTGATTTGGCACTAACA GAGCCCTTGGAAATTAACCTTGAGCCTCCAGGCCCTCTTACTTTGGCCATGAGCCAATTTCTCACTGAGATGCAAGAGACCAAAAAGGGAATTGTGACACCTAAGGAACTCTTTTCCCAAGTCTGTAAAAA AGCGGTGCGCTTTAAAGGCTACCAGCAGCAGGACAGCCAGGAGCTGCTTCGATACTTGTTGGATGGAATGAGAGCGGAAGAACACCAA agAGTGAGTAAAGGAATTCTTAAAGCATTTGGTAATTCTACTGAAAAATTGGAtgaagaactaataaataaagttaaag ATCATGAAAAGAGAAAATCAGTACCAAGTTTTGTGGACCGCATCTTCGGTGGTGAACTGACGAGTACGATCATGTGTGATGAGTGCAGAACG GTCTCCTTGGTTCATGAGTCTTTCCTTGACTTGTCTCTACCAGTTTTAGACGATCAG AGTGGTAAGAGAAGTATAAatgataaaaacttgaaaaagacaATGGAGAATGAAGAAAAGGACAGCGAGGAAGAAAATGATAATGACAGTTACATAAAGGAGAGAACCGATGCTCCCTCAGGAACAAGTAAGCACTTacagaaaaaagcaaagaagCAAGCCAAAAAGCAAGCCAAG AACCAGCGAAGGCAacaaaaaattcaaggaaaagTTCTTCATTTAAATATCTGTACCATTGACCATCCTGAAGATAATGAATGTGAGGTTAAAATGTCAGTTCAGGGAGAAGTGGATATTGAATCCGACCATATCTCACAAGAGGAAGTTATAAGTAAAGAATATTGTGTTAATCAAAAAGATTTGAATGGCCAAGAAAAAATGATTGAAAGTGTGGCTGATGATCAGAAATCCACAGAGGAAGTGGATATGAAAAATGTCAGCATGAATAATGATCTGGAGGTTTTGTCATCTCCTACCAAATGTCCTGGGAATTTAAACGGTGCCTGCCTGGAAGAGGGGGGCAGTAGGGAAGTGGACCTTTCAAGCGGTTTCAGGAACCTGAACTTGGATGCTGCTCTTCACCCTGATGAAATACATCTAGAGATTTTGAATGATGGTCCTGCTCCCAGGACCAAGGTATATGAGATTGTGAACCAAGATCCAGAAACCGCCTTCTGTACTCTTGCAAACAGGGAAGCGTTCAGTTCTGACGAGAGTTCCATCCAGCACTGTTTGTACCAGTTCACTCGAAATGAGAAACTCCAAGATGCAAACAAACTGCTGTGTGAAGTGTGCACCCGGAGGCAGCCTAGTGCACCTAAGGCTAATCTAAAAG gtgAAAAGAAACATGTTTACACCAACGCCAAAAAGCAGATGCTGATTTCTCTTGCTCCTCCTGTTCTCACCCTTCATTTAAAGAGATTTCAGCAG gcTGGTTTTAACCTACGCAAAATTAACAAACACATAAAATTTCCGGAAATCTTAGATTTGGCTCCTTTTTGTACTGCTAAGTGTAAG AATATTGCTGAAGAAAGTACCAAGGTGCTATACTCCTTGTATGGAGTCGTGGAGCACAGTGGCACCATGAGGTCTGGGCATTACACTGCCTATGCCAAGGTGAGAATGGCAAACAGCTATCTGTCTGATCTCGTTCTCCACGGGGATATCCCACAAG ATTTTGAAATGGAATCAACCAAAGGGCAGTGGTTTCACATAAGCGACACCCACGTGCAAGCTGTGGCTACAACTAAAGTGCTGAGCTCACAGGCCTATCTACTGTTTTATGAGAGAATACTGTAA
- the USP16 gene encoding ubiquitin carboxyl-terminal hydrolase 16 isoform X3: MMMVPQGCGRNSQEQHALKHYLTPRSEPHCLVLSLDNWSVWCYLCDEEVQYCSSNRLGQLVDFIRKQARVTTTESATKDNGNIELENKKSEKESKNEQEKEKRENMAKETPMNFTSQITVKGLSNLGNTCFFNAVMQNLSQTPMLRELLKEVKMSGMIVKIEPPDLALTEPLEINLEPPGPLTLAMSQFLTEMQETKKGIVTPKELFSQVCKKAVRFKGYQQQDSQELLRYLLDGMRAEEHQRVSKGILKAFGNSTEKLDEELINKVKDHEKRKSVPSFVDRIFGGELTSTIMCDECRTVSLVHESFLDLSLPVLDDQSGKRSINDKNLKKTMENEEKDSEEENDNDSYIKERTDAPSGTSKHLQKKAKKQAKKQAKNQRRQQKIQGKVLHLNICTIDHPEDNECEVKMSVQGEVDIESDHISQEEVISKEYCVNQKDLNGQEKMIESVADDQKSTEEVDMKNVSMNNDLEVLSSPTKCPGNLNGACLEEGGSREVDLSSGFRNLNLDAALHPDEIHLEILNDGPAPRTKVYEIVNQDPETAFCTLANREAFSSDESSIQHCLYQFTRNEKLQDANKLLCEVCTRRQPSAPKANLKGEKKHVYTNAKKQMLISLAPPVLTLHLKRFQQAGFNLRKINKHIKFPEILDLAPFCTAKCKNIAEESTKVLYSLYGVVEHSGTMRSGHYTAYAKVRMANSYLSDLVLHGDIPQDFEMESTKGQWFHISDTHVQAVATTKVLSSQAYLLFYERIL, translated from the exons ATGATGATGGTCCCCCAGGGTTGTGGCAGGAACTCTCAGGAGCAGCACGCTCTGAAGCACTACCTGACCCCGAGGTCTGAACCGCACTGTCTAGTTCTGAGTCTGGACAACTGGAGTGTCTG GTGTTACCTATGTGATGAAGAGGTCCAGTACTGTAGTTCAAACCGATTGGGTCAACTGGTTGATTTTATTAGGAAACAAGCCCGTGTTACAACTACAgaatcag caacaaaagataatggTAACAttgaacttgaaaataaaaaatcagaaaaggaaagtaaaaatgaacaagagaaagagaaaagggaaaacatGGCTAAAGAAACTCCCATGAATTTTACTTCTCAAATAACTGTGAAAGGACTCAGTAATTTGGGAAATACATGTTTCTTCAATGCTGTCATGCAG AATTTGTCACAAACACCAATGCTTAGAGAACtactaaaagaagtaaaaatgtctgGAATGATTGTAAAAATTGAACCACCTGATTTGGCACTAACA GAGCCCTTGGAAATTAACCTTGAGCCTCCAGGCCCTCTTACTTTGGCCATGAGCCAATTTCTCACTGAGATGCAAGAGACCAAAAAGGGAATTGTGACACCTAAGGAACTCTTTTCCCAAGTCTGTAAAAA AGCGGTGCGCTTTAAAGGCTACCAGCAGCAGGACAGCCAGGAGCTGCTTCGATACTTGTTGGATGGAATGAGAGCGGAAGAACACCAA agAGTGAGTAAAGGAATTCTTAAAGCATTTGGTAATTCTACTGAAAAATTGGAtgaagaactaataaataaagttaaag ATCATGAAAAGAGAAAATCAGTACCAAGTTTTGTGGACCGCATCTTCGGTGGTGAACTGACGAGTACGATCATGTGTGATGAGTGCAGAACG GTCTCCTTGGTTCATGAGTCTTTCCTTGACTTGTCTCTACCAGTTTTAGACGATCAG AGTGGTAAGAGAAGTATAAatgataaaaacttgaaaaagacaATGGAGAATGAAGAAAAGGACAGCGAGGAAGAAAATGATAATGACAGTTACATAAAGGAGAGAACCGATGCTCCCTCAGGAACAAGTAAGCACTTacagaaaaaagcaaagaagCAAGCCAAAAAGCAAGCCAAG AACCAGCGAAGGCAacaaaaaattcaaggaaaagTTCTTCATTTAAATATCTGTACCATTGACCATCCTGAAGATAATGAATGTGAGGTTAAAATGTCAGTTCAGGGAGAAGTGGATATTGAATCCGACCATATCTCACAAGAGGAAGTTATAAGTAAAGAATATTGTGTTAATCAAAAAGATTTGAATGGCCAAGAAAAAATGATTGAAAGTGTGGCTGATGATCAGAAATCCACAGAGGAAGTGGATATGAAAAATGTCAGCATGAATAATGATCTGGAGGTTTTGTCATCTCCTACCAAATGTCCTGGGAATTTAAACGGTGCCTGCCTGGAAGAGGGGGGCAGTAGGGAAGTGGACCTTTCAAGCGGTTTCAGGAACCTGAACTTGGATGCTGCTCTTCACCCTGATGAAATACATCTAGAGATTTTGAATGATGGTCCTGCTCCCAGGACCAAGGTATATGAGATTGTGAACCAAGATCCAGAAACCGCCTTCTGTACTCTTGCAAACAGGGAAGCGTTCAGTTCTGACGAGAGTTCCATCCAGCACTGTTTGTACCAGTTCACTCGAAATGAGAAACTCCAAGATGCAAACAAACTGCTGTGTGAAGTGTGCACCCGGAGGCAGCCTAGTGCACCTAAGGCTAATCTAAAAG gtgAAAAGAAACATGTTTACACCAACGCCAAAAAGCAGATGCTGATTTCTCTTGCTCCTCCTGTTCTCACCCTTCATTTAAAGAGATTTCAGCAG gcTGGTTTTAACCTACGCAAAATTAACAAACACATAAAATTTCCGGAAATCTTAGATTTGGCTCCTTTTTGTACTGCTAAGTGTAAG AATATTGCTGAAGAAAGTACCAAGGTGCTATACTCCTTGTATGGAGTCGTGGAGCACAGTGGCACCATGAGGTCTGGGCATTACACTGCCTATGCCAAGGTGAGAATGGCAAACAGCTATCTGTCTGATCTCGTTCTCCACGGGGATATCCCACAAG ATTTTGAAATGGAATCAACCAAAGGGCAGTGGTTTCACATAAGCGACACCCACGTGCAAGCTGTGGCTACAACTAAAGTGCTGAGCTCACAGGCCTATCTACTGTTTTATGAGAGAATACTGTAA